The Diceros bicornis minor isolate mBicDic1 chromosome 15, mDicBic1.mat.cur, whole genome shotgun sequence genome has a window encoding:
- the C15H3orf80 gene encoding uncharacterized membrane protein C3orf80 homolog, whose amino-acid sequence MWGAGVTAEGLPLLLLLALVAPSRGGGGCAELACGERERCCDAANATAARCCKLPLHAFLDNVGWFVRKLSGLLILLVLFAIGYFLQRIICPSPRRYPRGQARPGPPGAAGPRDDDDDSPALLRDEAAAGSQDSLLDSGGGGLGRGDGGRSAPSCASEHELRVVPPVLLQLPSYEEVKTLPTYEESMRLQQPSPGEVVLPASALGRPQGGGAGESDGGEGCFPLI is encoded by the coding sequence ATGTGGGGAGCTGGGGTCACAGCCGAGGgcctgccgctgctgctgctgctggcgctGGTGGCGCCCTCGCGGGGCGGCGGGGGCTGCGCGGAGCTGGCGTGCGGGGAGCGGGAGCGCTGTTGCGACGCGGCCAACGCCACGGCCGCGCGCTGCTGCAAGCTGCCGCTGCACGCCTTCCTCGACAACGTGGGCTGGTTCGTCCGCAAGCTCTCCGGGCTGCTCATCCTGCTGGTGCTCTTCGCCATCGGCTACTTCCTGCAGCGCATCATCTGCCCCAGCCCGCGCCGGTACCCGCGCGGGCAGGCGCGGCCGGGGCCGCCGGGGGCCGCGGGGCCGCGCGACGACGACGACGACTCGCCCGCGCTCCTGCGCGACGAGGCGGCCGCCGGCTCTCAGGACTCGCTGCTGGACAGTGGCGGCGGGGGCCTGGGCCGGGGCGACGGCGGGCGCTCAGCCCCCTCCTGCGCCTCGGAGCACGAGCTGCGCGTAGTCCCGCCGGTCCTCCTGCAGCTGCCCAGCTACGAGGAGGTCAAGACCCTGCCGACCTACGAGGAGTCCATGCGGCTGCAGCAGCCAAGCCCCGGGGAGGTCGTGCTGCCCGCGTCAGCGCTCGGCCGCCCGCAAGGCGGCGGCGCCGGGGAGTCCGACGGCGGCGAGGGCTGCTTCCCGCTCATCTGA